From Arctopsyche grandis isolate Sample6627 chromosome 12, ASM5162203v2, whole genome shotgun sequence, one genomic window encodes:
- the aft gene encoding cap methyltransferase 2, producing MLIHHLDSMADNVFSKKCTLSATKEFKLPDSSDIFASEPWQEERFCIWKECLNAQKRQLNNYDLSQWQQHTYKTNLAKEIIKMIKSSIRPELFTVAWTKFYECTYNYNTIPEKAKRAKSFNSLHLCEAPGAAITSLNHFIKSNHPDLKWNWRASTLNPYYEGNSTSYMICDDRFIKNTLGYWDFGANYSGDLMNWNNSQNIINNAREMGDVHLVTADGSIDCSCKPDEQESTVASLHFCEVITALQVLCEGGSFVLKMFTLYEHTSINLIYLLVNCFNTVNLFKPVSSKPGNSEIYIICLKYHGINSIEPFFDKFKEHYGDNDFLSKSMFPQDKIPKIFLEDLLKASSIFYSFQCEAIDNNIKIFEDSRSQYKIFKHLHKLQRFVMHTFMKQAHLSPITEEKKICKDHLYVDTNKIVQYHSSEGRYGSKMGTFEERVNSYETLTERKLLKYRDDTFKIGELLTDLPLFIDCNCLEKKPCTIIYGAPIENVKNSRFVSVQIFKMYTEMYDDVQKNCAPTTLKKINKGHLIEFGEYCKESNFDKWEKSSVNALRDTIISMDIGDTLVLKNYSTLTLFSVGVLYLLGVYAFDKIIFTKDFNIELIYLKSKTEVVSMLNDLCLKISKYMSPEMHYGKFHAILGIVPLKLLLSDYYFSNIYDYNNQLLLTKVNLKINKMCERSFIE from the exons AT GTTAATTCACCATTTGGATTCTATGGCTGACaatgtattttcaaaaaaatgtacTTTATCAGCTACCAAAGAGTTCAAGCTCCCCGACTCGAGTGATATATTTGCATCAGAACCATGGCAAGAAGAAAGATTTTGTATTTGGAAAGAATGTTTAAATGCTCAGAAGCGGCAGTTGAATAACTATGATCTTAGTCAATGGCAACAACATACTTACAAAACTAATCTTGCAAAAGAGATAATCAAGATGATAAAGTCATCAATACGACCAGAACTGTTCACAGTTGCTTGGACCAAATTTTAtgagtgtacatataattacaaTACAATTCCAGAAAAAGCCAAAAGAGCTAAGTCTTTCAACAGTTTGCATTTGTGCGAAGCTCCGGGTGCAGCCATAACATCTTtgaatcattttataaaatcaaatcaTCCAGATCTCAAG TGGAACTGGAGAGCTTCTACTTTAAATCCATATTATGAAGGAAATTCAACGTCTTACATGATTTGTGATGATCGattcattaaaaatactttAGGGTATTGGGATTTTGGAGCAAACTATTCTGGAGATCTGATGAACTGGAACAATTctcaaaatatcattaataatgcTCGAGAAATGGGTGAT gtACATTTGGTGACAGCTGATGGATCCATTGATTGTTCTTGCAAACCTGATGAACAAGAATCTACTGTTGCTTCTTTACATTTTTGTGAAGTAATCACTGCTTTACAAGTATTATGCGAAG GTGGTTCATTCGTTTTGAAAATGTTTACATTGTACGAGCACACCTCcattaatttgatatatttattggtTAATTGTTTCAATACAGTCAATCTTTTTAAGCCGGTGAGTTCAAAACCGGGAAACTCAGAAATATACATTATCTGTTTAAAGTATCACGGTATTAATAGTATTGAACCATTCTTTGATAAATTTAAGGAACATTATGGCGATAATGATTTTCTCTCCAAATCTATGTTTCCCCAAGATAAAATTccgaaaatatttttagaagaTTTATTAAAAGCTTCATCTATTTTTTATTCCTTTCAATGTGAAGCTATcgacaacaatataaaaatatttgaagattCGCGttcacaatataaaatttttaagcaTTTACATAAATTGCAAAGGTTTGTGATGCACACATTCATGAAACAAGCTCATTTATCTCCAATTACCGAGGAGAAAAAGATTTGCAAAGATCATTTATATGttgatacaaataaaattgtacAGTATCACTCTTCAGAGGGTAGATATGGTAGTAAAATGGGTACATTTGAAGAAAGAGTAAATTCATATGAGACATTGACTGAAAGAAAACTTCTAAAATATCGAGACGACACATTTAAAATTGGAGAGTTATTAACTGACTTACCGCTCTTTATAGATTGTAATTGTTTAGAAAAAAAACCGTGTACTATTATTTATGGTGCACCAatagaaaatgtaaaaaattcaaGGTTTGTATCCgttcaaatattcaaaatgtaCACTGAAATGTATGATGATGTGCAGAAAAATTGTGCCCCCACTACTCTCAAAAAGATTAACAAAGggcatttaattgaatttggaGAATATTGCAAGGAATCAAACTTTGATAAATGGGAAAAATCATCTGTAAACGCTTTAAGAGATACAATCATTTCAATGGATATTGGTGACACTCTGGTATTAAAAAACTACAGCACTTTGACTCTGTTTAGTGTCGGAGTTTTGTATTTGCTTGGAGTATatgcttttgataaaattatttttaccaaGGATTTTAATATTgagcttatttatttaaaaagtaaaacagAGGTAGTTAGCATGTTGAatgatttatgtttaaaaatatccaagtaCATGTCACCTGAAATGCATTATGGAAAGTTCCATGCTATTTTGGGAATTGTTCCATTGAAACTGTTACTGAGTGATTAttacttttcaaatatttacgATTATAACAATCAATTGCTTTTAACaaaagtcaatttaaaaatcaacaaaatgtGTGAGCGTTCATTTATTGAATAG
- the LOC143919920 gene encoding U3 small nucleolar ribonucleoprotein IMP3 isoform X2 has translation MVRKLRHHEQKLLKKVDFISWSVDNNLHEVKMLKKFHIKRREDYTKYNKLSREVRDLARKIKEIDPKHPFRTESSAQLLEKLYVMGLITTRWDLSLADEVNATSFCRRRLPVIMFKNKMAESLKTATKLIEQGHVRVGPELIKDPAFLVSRSLEDFVTWVDNSAIRKHILEYNNIRDDFDIM, from the exons ATGGTTCGTAAGTTGCGCCATCATGAACAGAAACTCCTTAAGAAGGTTGACTTTATCTCTTGGTCTGTTGACAACAACTTACATGaagtaaaaatgttaaaaaagttTCACATTAAACGCAGGGAAGATTACACCAa ATACAACAAATTATCTAGAGAGGTACGTGACTTGGCaagaaaaattaaagaaattgacCCAAAGCATCCATTTCGGACAGAGAGCAGTGCACAACTGTTAGAAAAGTTGTATGTAATGGGTCTCATAACAACCAGATGGGACTTGAGTTTAGCTGATGAAGTTAATGCAACTTCCTTTTGTCGACGAAGATTGCCTGTAATTATGTTTAAAA ATAAAATGGCTGAATCACTAAAAACTGCTACCAAATTGATAGAGCAAGGGCATGTAAGAGTTGGCCCAGAATTAATAAAGGATCCGGCTTTTCTTGTGAGCAGATCTTTAGAAGATTTTGTAACGTGGGTTGACAATTCAGCTATTAGAAAACACATTTTGGAATACAATAATATa CGTGACGACTTTGATATTATGTGA
- the LOC143919920 gene encoding U3 small nucleolar ribonucleoprotein IMP3 isoform X1, which translates to MVRKLRHHEQKLLKKVDFISWSVDNNLHEVKMLKKFHIKRREDYTKYNKLSREVRDLARKIKEIDPKHPFRTESSAQLLEKLYVMGLITTRWDLSLADEVNATSFCRRRLPVIMFKNKMAESLKTATKLIEQGHVRVGPELIKDPAFLVSRSLEDFVTWVDNSAIRKHILEYNNIVSIIHICYNFYLFRYKIF; encoded by the exons ATGGTTCGTAAGTTGCGCCATCATGAACAGAAACTCCTTAAGAAGGTTGACTTTATCTCTTGGTCTGTTGACAACAACTTACATGaagtaaaaatgttaaaaaagttTCACATTAAACGCAGGGAAGATTACACCAa ATACAACAAATTATCTAGAGAGGTACGTGACTTGGCaagaaaaattaaagaaattgacCCAAAGCATCCATTTCGGACAGAGAGCAGTGCACAACTGTTAGAAAAGTTGTATGTAATGGGTCTCATAACAACCAGATGGGACTTGAGTTTAGCTGATGAAGTTAATGCAACTTCCTTTTGTCGACGAAGATTGCCTGTAATTATGTTTAAAA ATAAAATGGCTGAATCACTAAAAACTGCTACCAAATTGATAGAGCAAGGGCATGTAAGAGTTGGCCCAGAATTAATAAAGGATCCGGCTTTTCTTGTGAGCAGATCTTTAGAAGATTTTGTAACGTGGGTTGACAATTCAGCTATTAGAAAACACATTTTGGAATACAATAATATagttagtattatacatatttgttacaACTTTTATCTTTTCcgttacaaaatattttaa
- the Adck1 gene encoding aarF domain containing kinase 1, with the protein MLRRFMKIGVVGAATAATALSLHRNNYEIDAIALVRMSRAAATVCSIAYCYQTRLYNKGLDPNSQEYKSLRDEIHKVGAEKLLELCLKNKGVYIKVGQHIGALDYLLPLEYVDTMKILHKDAPANSLDQLYKTIKEDLKHDPEELFSEFDPIPLGTASLAQVHKAKLKDGTEVAVKVQHSFVKGNTKADLRSMEILVKIMERLFPDFSIQWLVNETKINIFRELDFIEEGKNSEKLAEMFKHYTWLKVPKVFWEYSTDRVLIMEYVTGGQVNDLKYVKANNINPYDLCKKLGDLYSHMIFIKGYVHSDPHPGNILIKKNPTDKDVSVYLLDHGLYANLTDDFRFNYSQFWLSIIDRDQNGMKYYAEQLGIKGNMYIALACIITGRPWAVILKGIDKIQPNDQERNTVREQFPNVIDQIALCLQNIDRQALLILKTNDLMRSIEYALGVNERMCGLMVMTKCCLVSGYEGRYKHAKTTVQKLLINVEKFWMMMKFYIMSCKLYFAENLHIF; encoded by the exons ATGTTACGACGTTTCATGAAGATTGGCGTCGTGGGCGCAGCCACAGCAGCGACAGCTCTTAGTCTTCACAGGAACAACTATGAAATTGACGCAATCGCTTTAGTGAGGATGAGCAGAGCTGCAGCCACCGTGTGCAGTATAGCTTATTGTTACCAAACTCGACTGTATAATAAAGGTTTAGATCCAAACTCCCAGGAGTACAAGTCGCTGAGGGATGAAATTCATAAAGTGGGTGCTGAAAAATTGCTTGAATTGTGCTTAAAAAATAAAGGAGTGTACATTAAAGTTGGTCAACATATAGGTGCCTTAGATTACTTACTTCCATTGGAGTATGTAGATACCATGAAGATATTGCATAAAGATGCACCTGCTAATAGCTTAGATCAGTTGTATAAAACGATCAAAGAAGATTTGAAACACGAT CCTGAAGAATTATTTTCTGAATTTGATCCTATACCACTTGGAACAGCATCTCTTGCTCAAGTACATAAAGCTAAATTGAAAGATGGAACTGAGGTCGCTGTTAAAGTTCAACATAGTTTTGTTAAAGGAAATACCAAAGCAGATTTGCGATCAATGGAAATTCTAGTTAAAATAATGGAAAGGTTATTTCCAGATTTCAGTATACAATGGCTTGTTAATGAAACAAAAATCAACATATTTAGGGAATTGGATTTTATTGAAGAAGGCAAAAATTCCGAAAAATTAGCTGAAATGTTCAAACACTATACATGGCTAAAAGTGCCTAAAGTATTTTGGGAATATAGCACAGATAGAGTTCTCATCATGGAATATGTTACTGGTGGACAAGtcaatgatttaaaatatgtcaag gcTAACAACATAAATCCTTatgatctatgtaaaaaattggGTGATCTGTATTCACACATGATTTTTATCAAAGGTTACGTTCACAGTGATCCTCATCCTGGAAATATTTTGATCAAAAAAAACCCCACTGATAAAGATGTTTCCGTTTATTTGTTGGATCATGGACTATATGct aACCTTACTGATGATTTTCGATTTAACTATTCGCAATTTTGGCTCTCCATAATAGATAGAGATCAAAATGGAATGAAATATTATGCAGAACAACTAGGTATCAaaggaaatatgtatattgctttGGCCTGTATCATTACTGGTCGCCCATGGGCTGTTATTCTCAAAGGTATTGACAAAATTCAACCAAACGATCAAGAG AGAAACACTGTACGCGAACAGTTTCCTAATGTTATTGACCAAATTGCCCTATGTCTACAAAACATCGACAGGCAAGCTTTGTTgatattgaaaacaaatgacCTAATGAGAAGTATCGAGTATGCCCTTGGAGTCAATGAAAGGATGTGTGGATTGATGGTTATGACAAAATGTTGTTTAGTATCGGGATATGAAGGCCGCTACAAACATGCTAAAACGACTGTGCAAAAGTTACTAATTAACGTAGAGAAGTTTTggatgatgatgaaattttacATAATGTCATGCAAACTGTACTTTGcagaaaatttacatattttttag